In one Bacteroidota bacterium genomic region, the following are encoded:
- a CDS encoding Fic family protein, which yields MNPYVPMPLPPERLEWEALLDLLGAANRHIARYDGLLQSVVNPSLLLSPLRTQEAVLSSKIEGTQATLEQVMAYEGSPQQPEGPLADIQEVINYRNALTYARDQLTELPLSLRLIRDTHRILLQGTRGANSDPGNFRRTQNWIGVPGSTLDTARFVPPAVPAMQQGLNNWEQYLHYDEKDTLVQLAIVHAQFEILHPFIDGNGRIGRILIPLFLFHKGIIHQPVFYMSQYLEAQRAAYYDALKHVTDSGSWTHWIRFFLTGVIQQAETNTRQLRQIIDLYERMKQLIAQTTRSQWAIQCLDYLFSRPIFSSTHFHSNARVPKTSAARLLKAMEAQHIIQVVHRGGGRSPSEYAFGPLLSIINS from the coding sequence ATGAACCCATACGTTCCCATGCCCCTGCCGCCGGAGCGTCTGGAGTGGGAAGCTCTGCTAGACTTGCTAGGCGCAGCCAACCGGCACATTGCCCGGTATGATGGATTGCTACAATCTGTAGTGAACCCCAGCCTGCTGCTCTCGCCCCTGCGCACACAGGAAGCCGTACTATCGTCCAAGATAGAAGGCACACAGGCTACCCTGGAGCAGGTAATGGCCTACGAGGGTTCGCCCCAGCAACCCGAAGGCCCGCTGGCAGACATACAGGAGGTGATTAACTACCGAAACGCGCTCACCTATGCCAGAGACCAACTGACCGAGCTGCCCCTATCGCTCCGCCTCATCCGGGACACGCACCGCATACTACTGCAAGGCACCAGAGGGGCCAACAGCGACCCCGGCAACTTTCGCCGTACACAGAACTGGATCGGCGTCCCCGGCAGTACCCTGGATACCGCCCGCTTTGTACCCCCAGCTGTACCCGCTATGCAACAGGGACTGAATAACTGGGAGCAGTACCTACACTATGACGAGAAAGACACCCTGGTGCAGCTGGCTATTGTCCACGCACAGTTTGAGATCCTGCACCCATTTATAGACGGAAACGGACGTATAGGCCGCATATTGATACCGCTTTTTCTGTTTCACAAGGGGATCATACATCAGCCTGTATTCTATATGAGCCAGTACCTGGAGGCCCAGCGTGCCGCCTATTACGATGCACTAAAGCACGTAACCGACTCCGGCTCCTGGACACACTGGATCCGTTTTTTTCTGACGGGGGTAATACAACAGGCCGAGACTAACACCCGCCAGCTACGCCAAATCATAGACCTGTACGAGCGCATGAAACAGCTGATCGCACAGACCACCCGCTCGCAGTGGGCCATACAGTGCCTGGACTACCTGTTTTCGCGCCCCATCTTTAGCTCTACCCATTTCCATAGCAATGCCCGGGTGCCCAAAACCAGTGCCGCCAGGCTGCTAAAGGCTATGGAAGCCCAGCACATTATACAAGTGGTGCACAGGGGGGGGGGCCGCAGCCCCTCGGAGTATGCTTTTGGGCCCCTGCTTAGTATCATCAACAGCTAG